Genomic DNA from Cydia splendana chromosome 14, ilCydSple1.2, whole genome shotgun sequence:
TCTGCGTCTTTTCCTCTCAATCAAATACAATTATTAAGTAGCTTacgtaaattataattaatgaatgtaaaagGTATTGTGATTCCGGAAAAGTCAGCGTGTATTGGTTAGGTATGACTCATACCTATAGCatagtctgggctatcaaaaccgctgctaacttagcttggtctgactgtAACGATTACTTAATTAAACAATTACTTATTCTATGTATAGTTGGGTAAGTAAGTGCAGAAATGTATGGAGCAGTaggcacttttgtctcaggcaacgccgcttggcacgattgttcctaaggtcaaacaaagctgatttggcccggtagccacgagatcataccgtgcctaccccctaAAATGAGGGGGGGAAAGTGTTTTaggttttgatagcccagactatGCAAaggttatttaaacgtcataatttcatagaagtttgacgtttaaataacacttgcacagtctgggctgtCAATATCGCTGCCGACTTAGCTTTGTCTAACTCTATCATAGTTGTTACTTTATCCTTGTATAATGGAAAATATAAGTTAATAATGTTTATTGATAAGGAACGATTTGTTAcacattaaattaataaactgcCTTATACCTGTAACATTTTCTGCTTTAGGTCCTAAACTGTTATTGGAAACCAAAATACTATCTGTGCCATCCTTGGCACTGTTTAAAGTAGAACACAGTTAGTGTACTTAGATAAACCATTCGCTAAATCATATAGTCACAAGCTGCTCACCGCTACTTTTACTATTTACGTGGtacgtaatttattttatttattttattttattttatttattcaattacaaTTATAAGCTTACAGTAGTACCAAAGCGCCTATAATGCTAACAACAGTATTTAACAATACATTTAATGTAACATTAGATCTAatgcatatttaaattttaaatgaatTCATTACATAATGAGCGTAATAGCTGGTGGAAAAGTTTTCCCGATAGATGTGTAGCAAAAATGCTTCATAAAGACGACAAGAATTATGTTGCCCGTCTGTGGACATAAGAGGAAAAGTTATGCATTACCAACTTTGGTTTGCATTTTATCGTtttaagtccgcctgttgtgaCGGACGTgcaactacggaaccctacactggcATGGCCCAACATGCTCTAGGTGAACTTTTCGGCTTGGACTGAATGGAATGAAACAGTTCACCTGATATATTGCGATCTCTACTTCTAACGATCTGATGTGTCGAGTTTGGACAAAATAGTGCAAAATCAAAACAAACTAGGCGATCTTTTTGTATAGAGGCCAAGGGAGTTCCATAGAATTGAAGAATAGGTaaaaaatatatcataaaataagaaacgtcaaaaaaattataattacttagtactttgaaattaaattattatttccaACTCCCATTTCACCTTTAGCTTTCACCTTTCACCACTCTGAAGTTACTTTATCTTAAATATAATTCCATCAGCTAGCCGGGCTTGGACTTCTCGGCGTGGGCATCGCGGTGCTGGTGCAGTTCTCGGACCTGGTGGAGATAGTGCCGGTGGCCATCAACTCCATCCCCATCGCCGTGATCGTGGTGGGAGCCGTCGTGTTCCTCATCTCCGTCTTCGGGTGCTGCGGCGCTATCAGGGAGTCGAGATGTCTACTCATCATGGTGAGTTTGCAACAGTGCGGTCGGTGGTGCTGGTGATGTGCTGGTGCAGTTCACCGACCTGGTTGAAGTCGTGCTCCATTAACACCGTCCCCATGGTGTCGACATCTGACCCGAACATACTTATAAACATTGCAAGTTATGTCAAAGCTTGTAAAAACCACTATACCGAGACTGCTTAATGATAATTTCGCGGTCGTTTTGTACCTATTAGAGTTTGGAAATTTTGTCGAATCACTATAAATGCTTAACATATTGCATAGTAATACCACTTCTAGCCACTTTTAGTTTAATCAATTATTTATCGATCGGATCTCATCCTTATCGTgaaaagtaggtatgtacattgtacataGATAAGTCTTAGATATGAGATAGGTATACTAAGCGCCTATACTATTTATTgtgcctactaaaatatatgtacctatctcCAATAACATAATGCTGTAGGTATACAAAATTTTCGCTGACAAATTATCAGAATCTAGATGAGGATTCGTCATCATCAACCCAATTTAAAGTGTTTACTAAAATGTGTTATCTCATCCCCAGTACTCCGTGTGCATGATGATCCTGGCAGCGGTGAAGATCTACCTGGCCGTGGTGATCTTCCAGAACCTGAGCGACATCTACAACGTCGTGGAGGGCTGGATCCGCGACGCCTTCGACAACACCAACTTGAGGGAGGCTTTCCACGTTGTTGAGGCTGCTGTGAGTACCTGCTCTACCTTAAGCTCATTTTACCAAAGGCCAATTCTCTACGTctatcattgtttttttttatgtcctAATAAAGTTACATATACAGCTAGACTGAACTGAAAGAATAgagttatctaagtgatctacaatcgactTATTATATATAATCGTAAATCTGGATcgaaagtaaaacaaaataattaaaatgaaatatttatatttgtatatcagtgacaaccctacaaagttatttacattttaaactgccacatgtcatgtcattgtcATTACTTAATAGGATcttcttgctagggttgaaacatacagatttatgcactaatgtttaacaaactgtatcccAAAaccggttagaaatattaacgtatttataagtgaaaaataaagtacgtagcctaaacaattccccgatTGCATAAAAGTCTCTCGTTCTGATCCACCCGTATAAACGTCTAAGttgaatataattattaatcattAGTTACGTGAAGTCCAATCGTAAATATCTGAGTTGCTTCAACAAATTGATAAGAAATAAACACGAAATATAAATAATCCAATGAAGTGGAAAATATTACGTAGGTATGTATATCTGTAGGAATTTCCTCTAATCCTCTTATCGTCAATATTATCACAAAGGTGATTCATCCAATTTCCGTTGTTTGATTAagataatttaattataaactATTACTGTACCTATCGTTTTAGTAGTTATTTACATAACATAAAATGATCCTACTCGTACTTTGCTCCAATATTTGTTCCTAATAAGGGAAGTTATGAATATCTTTTAAACTATTCATTGTTAAATTGAATGTATTAAGAATGACAAAGCATTGGCTAAGCTGAAACAAAGCTAAAACGAAGAAGCTAATACGTTCGAGCTATTACGCGCTCGGTAAATTAACAAGTTGCACTGTCCCGCAGTTCCGGTGCTGCGGCGTGAGCGGCCCGGGCTCGTACGACGGCGTGTACCCGGCGCTCCCGCCGACCTGCTGCGCCGACCCCGCCGACGCCGACCTCGGCACctgcgccgccgccgacgcgtTCGGCGGCTGCGCCAACATCGTCGCCGACTGGTTCAACACGTTCGGCGATATCGTCGGCATTGTGCTGATCACTGTCATCGTTGTTGAGGTAAGCAATTACCTATAGagagaccccacactagcgtcccaCGAGCGTCgacgtctagtcaactctacggatgctgctcgacgcaacgttggcgcaattGCGCAGCGACgctattttccatagcgctgactagacgctgaAGTTCGGGAGACGCCAGTGTGGGGTGGCCATGCCCTCAACATAAGTCTTACGCGGCCTCAAATGCTTGCGACTGCGTCAACTCAAACGTagtgcatctcgcttgcaccaatGTCAGTACCAGGGAGATGTATTGTGAGATTTGTGAGTCAGTTTACGCagtcgctagcgaatatgttaGTGCTAAACTCGAGGTAAGGGAAGTATtagtgtcacccaatgtatgggacgtgcaaattatggtatcggatgaattcacttggcacagatgtagtacgtaaagctaagccaatccagcccggtagccatccgccaccccgtggtgggtaggcaggggggcatccaaagttacacgccgcatatcggcttctatttacctaccacctcgagtttggtatcattttcagATAAACcgggcatgaggaattcatttttgagacatttaatgtacagtttaatagaaaaaaaaaatattgatgaaCAAATCAAAATTGGTTTACAATTTTTGttattcaactattactattatcagccgaaactacaaatgctagaaagttgaaatttgcacaccaggttaaatttataatgtgtacaagagataagaagcaattttgaaaaattcaacccctaagggggttaaaaagagaatgaaagtttgtatggggttcatgttttattttaagctaggaatttcaaacttcgttaaaagatatattattaaaatgcaagaaaattaatttcagcgtttttgaaaattcagcCCCTAAGGTGACGAAATAGgagttgaaaatttgtatggagatcaaaattttttttgagtGCGGGGCTTGTAACTTTTTATTtgcgcatattattagaatacaagaaaagtaatttcagcgtttttaaaaattcacccTCTAACGGCgttaaaaaggagttgaaagcttgaatccattacaaattactttgactgtcgcccctgcctacctgccagggggtggcggatgtctaccgggctcaattAGCTTAGATTTACGTAAATTACATCTGTGCTAAtaaagtgaattcatccgatcccaaaatttgcaccttatgacactacttcTCTAATTGATTTGTTATATTTCAAAAAAAGGCAGCGTTAGCTATCATAGCTCCCAGTCGGATTGATTTTTTCGACATCTTCAACAATAGtgaagaaaaaatataaaaatgccAATTTGTTTTGCATATAGCATAAAATGCGACTGTCATTTCGTcggctgagaatacgtttgtgctatatcgatttttgagaaaatcgttttttagtgattcctaaaataacaaaaaattagctataattgacactaatcGATTTATGAAAAAACTATTTTAGAAAAATGTTGTGCCGTATCCGCATTTTACTATAGGATACACTttgttaacagaaaattatcacataAATGTGACATATCCACAACTTTTGTGTCATATCATACATTatacgtttaacatttacttatcaaaaacggatatggcaatcataaaaatgcttttatttcatgattaccactgtattcacaatatctgtttggtactataaatagtaaaaatatgtgCCTAAATGATAAATACGTTCAATATTTCCTTAATGTTAAACTTTCCGGTAAATTTTTTGTTTGCTCGTTTTCGCTCTCCTGCACACCatgtaagtggcgtatggcacaaacgtattctcatccgacgatttataatatatttctgTAAATTAGCATGCATTTGTTTATTTCAGTTGGTGGCCATGATCTTCGGGCTGTTCCTCTCGAATAGAATCACGAACAGGAAGAGCTCGTTctaagtttatttaatttaagatGACCTTTTTAATGATTTAAGAgaaaataaagtatttataCCTTGTTTAATCTCTTGTTTTTTTACGGAAGCATTTTTGCCCATGCTGAAACACAGACCTTCGCtaacaattaaaaacaaatgtCATACTTAAGGTCAATGTGGAAAAGACCGTTATAGGACTTATAGGGCAAGATCTCTCTTACTTAATATACGTACGTCATTCAGACACTgtcagaaaggaagagcttcACTCCTTTCTGCTCTACCGACCTTCGGTAAGTGGAGTATGTGTAAAgaattttttgataaaaaacttactgccgtattcgaacttcaagatattcacaagagacgaca
This window encodes:
- the LOC134796927 gene encoding tetraspanin-9-like; the protein is MCLAAFVVKYVLFFANAVFALAGLGLLGVGIAVLVQFSDLVEIVPVAINSIPIAVIVVGAVVFLISVFGCCGAIRESRCLLIMYSVCMMILAAVKIYLAVVIFQNLSDIYNVVEGWIRDAFDNTNLREAFHVVEAAFRCCGVSGPGSYDGVYPALPPTCCADPADADLGTCAAADAFGGCANIVADWFNTFGDIVGIVLITVIVVELVAMIFGLFLSNRITNRKSSF